One window from the genome of Mugil cephalus isolate CIBA_MC_2020 chromosome 23, CIBA_Mcephalus_1.1, whole genome shotgun sequence encodes:
- the LOC125001005 gene encoding transmembrane protein 237B-like isoform X4 → MARKMTRGLRTLPTMSSQDTTVDAPAPKQKKKRVKKETNGVDDVDDPGMEMGGLSHRRASEVGDNLQPEATAEAAPQRRRRKKKTSTIDLEDDQADLVNGDTADQATDGEEVARKPRKKKRSKVSESHLPEELDVEEDDIITDTPPPPIPQHSLFTAPHGQSQPVGKVFVERNKRFQAAERSDWRKTSEQTENTLDFQHVQPMWTTRDVSLRVHEGFRMFGLYCHGFLAGYAVWNVVVVYMLAGQHLTAPANLLEQYHSLAYPSQSLLYMLLAISTVAAFDRVNLAKGSVAVREFITLDPVALASFLYFSALVLSLSQQMTSDRINLYASFNATLWPPGSEHQILHPWVTVNLVVALLVGLAWIFIATRPETDYTQVYLMAMEIEPPKAEDKSEMAA, encoded by the exons ATGGCCAGAAAGATGACG CGAGGCCTGCGAACGCTTCCCACCATGTCGAG TCAAGACACGACAG tagaTGCTCCTGCAccgaaacagaagaagaagagggtgaAGAAGGAGACGAATGGAGTCGATGATGTGGACG ATCCGGGGATGGAGATGGGAGGTCTGAGCCACCGAAGGGCGTCTGAGGTCGGAGACAATCTTCAGCCCGAAGCCACGGCCGAAGCAGCTCcacagcggaggaggaggaaaaagaaaaccagcaCTATAG ACCTCGAAGACGACCAAGCCGACCTGGTGAACGGAGACACAGCAGATCAGGCCACCGATGGAGAGGAAGTAGCCAGAAAACCCAGAAAGAAGAA gaggtCGAAAGTGTCTGAGTCTCACCTCCCTGAAGAGTTGGACGTCGAagaggacgacatcatcacggacacccctcctccccccatccccCAGCATTCCCTGTTCACGGCCCCTCACGGGCAGAGCCAGCCGGTCGGGAAGGTCTTCGTCGAGAGGAACA AGCGTTTCCAGGCGGCCGAGCGCTCGGACTGGAGGAAAACCAGCGAGCAGACGGAAAACACCCTCGACTTCCAGCACGTGCAGCCGATGTGGACGACCAGAGACGTGTCCCTGCGGGTGCACGAGGGTTTCAGGATGTTCGGCCTGTACTGTCACGGCTTCCTGGCCGGCTACGCCGTGTGGAACGTGGTGGTGGTCTACATGCTGGCCGGGCAGCACCTCACCGCCCCGGCCAACCTCCTGGAGCAGTACCACAGCCTGGCCTACCCCTCCCAGTCCCTGCTCTACATGCTGCTGGCCATCAGCACCGTGGCCGCCTTCGACAG GGTGAACCTGGCGAAAGGCTCCGTGGCTGTGAGGGAGTTCATCACTCTGGATCCGGTGGCTCTCGCCTCCTTCT tgtatTTCTCAGCGCTGGTCCTCTCTCTGAGCCAGCAGATGACCAGCGACCGGATCAACCTCTACGCATCCTTCAACGCGACGCTGTG GCCTCCGGGGTCGGAGCACCAGATCCTCCACCCGTGGGTGACCGTCAACCTGGTGGTGGCTCTGCTGGTCGGCCTGGCCTGGATTTTCATCGCCACCAGACCCGAGACCGACTACACTCAGG TTTACCTGATGGCCATGGAGATCGAGCCTCCGAAGGCCGAGGACAAATCAGAAATGGCCGCCTGA
- the LOC125001005 gene encoding transmembrane protein 237B-like isoform X3 — MDTGGSKKMRTRELPPLPQRGLRTLPTMSSQDTTVDAPAPKQKKKRVKKETNGVDDVDDPGMEMGGLSHRRASEVGDNLQPEATAEAAPQRRRRKKKTSTIDLEDDQADLVNGDTADQATDGEEVARKPRKKKRSKVSESHLPEELDVEEDDIITDTPPPPIPQHSLFTAPHGQSQPVGKVFVERNKRFQAAERSDWRKTSEQTENTLDFQHVQPMWTTRDVSLRVHEGFRMFGLYCHGFLAGYAVWNVVVVYMLAGQHLTAPANLLEQYHSLAYPSQSLLYMLLAISTVAAFDRVNLAKGSVAVREFITLDPVALASFLYFSALVLSLSQQMTSDRINLYASFNATLPPGSEHQILHPWVTVNLVVALLVGLAWIFIATRPETDYTQVYLMAMEIEPPKAEDKSEMAA; from the exons ATGGACACAGGAGGCTCAAAG AAAATGAGGACCAGGGAGCTTCCGCCTCTTCCACAG CGAGGCCTGCGAACGCTTCCCACCATGTCGAG TCAAGACACGACAG tagaTGCTCCTGCAccgaaacagaagaagaagagggtgaAGAAGGAGACGAATGGAGTCGATGATGTGGACG ATCCGGGGATGGAGATGGGAGGTCTGAGCCACCGAAGGGCGTCTGAGGTCGGAGACAATCTTCAGCCCGAAGCCACGGCCGAAGCAGCTCcacagcggaggaggaggaaaaagaaaaccagcaCTATAG ACCTCGAAGACGACCAAGCCGACCTGGTGAACGGAGACACAGCAGATCAGGCCACCGATGGAGAGGAAGTAGCCAGAAAACCCAGAAAGAAGAA gaggtCGAAAGTGTCTGAGTCTCACCTCCCTGAAGAGTTGGACGTCGAagaggacgacatcatcacggacacccctcctccccccatccccCAGCATTCCCTGTTCACGGCCCCTCACGGGCAGAGCCAGCCGGTCGGGAAGGTCTTCGTCGAGAGGAACA AGCGTTTCCAGGCGGCCGAGCGCTCGGACTGGAGGAAAACCAGCGAGCAGACGGAAAACACCCTCGACTTCCAGCACGTGCAGCCGATGTGGACGACCAGAGACGTGTCCCTGCGGGTGCACGAGGGTTTCAGGATGTTCGGCCTGTACTGTCACGGCTTCCTGGCCGGCTACGCCGTGTGGAACGTGGTGGTGGTCTACATGCTGGCCGGGCAGCACCTCACCGCCCCGGCCAACCTCCTGGAGCAGTACCACAGCCTGGCCTACCCCTCCCAGTCCCTGCTCTACATGCTGCTGGCCATCAGCACCGTGGCCGCCTTCGACAG GGTGAACCTGGCGAAAGGCTCCGTGGCTGTGAGGGAGTTCATCACTCTGGATCCGGTGGCTCTCGCCTCCTTCT tgtatTTCTCAGCGCTGGTCCTCTCTCTGAGCCAGCAGATGACCAGCGACCGGATCAACCTCTACGCATCCTTCAACGCGACGCT GCCTCCGGGGTCGGAGCACCAGATCCTCCACCCGTGGGTGACCGTCAACCTGGTGGTGGCTCTGCTGGTCGGCCTGGCCTGGATTTTCATCGCCACCAGACCCGAGACCGACTACACTCAGG TTTACCTGATGGCCATGGAGATCGAGCCTCCGAAGGCCGAGGACAAATCAGAAATGGCCGCCTGA
- the LOC125001005 gene encoding transmembrane protein 237B-like isoform X2, whose translation MDTGGSKKMRTRELPPLPQRGLRTLPTMSSQDTTDAPAPKQKKKRVKKETNGVDDVDDPGMEMGGLSHRRASEVGDNLQPEATAEAAPQRRRRKKKTSTIDLEDDQADLVNGDTADQATDGEEVARKPRKKKRSKVSESHLPEELDVEEDDIITDTPPPPIPQHSLFTAPHGQSQPVGKVFVERNKRFQAAERSDWRKTSEQTENTLDFQHVQPMWTTRDVSLRVHEGFRMFGLYCHGFLAGYAVWNVVVVYMLAGQHLTAPANLLEQYHSLAYPSQSLLYMLLAISTVAAFDRVNLAKGSVAVREFITLDPVALASFLYFSALVLSLSQQMTSDRINLYASFNATLWPPGSEHQILHPWVTVNLVVALLVGLAWIFIATRPETDYTQVYLMAMEIEPPKAEDKSEMAA comes from the exons ATGGACACAGGAGGCTCAAAG AAAATGAGGACCAGGGAGCTTCCGCCTCTTCCACAG CGAGGCCTGCGAACGCTTCCCACCATGTCGAG TCAAGACACGACAG aTGCTCCTGCAccgaaacagaagaagaagagggtgaAGAAGGAGACGAATGGAGTCGATGATGTGGACG ATCCGGGGATGGAGATGGGAGGTCTGAGCCACCGAAGGGCGTCTGAGGTCGGAGACAATCTTCAGCCCGAAGCCACGGCCGAAGCAGCTCcacagcggaggaggaggaaaaagaaaaccagcaCTATAG ACCTCGAAGACGACCAAGCCGACCTGGTGAACGGAGACACAGCAGATCAGGCCACCGATGGAGAGGAAGTAGCCAGAAAACCCAGAAAGAAGAA gaggtCGAAAGTGTCTGAGTCTCACCTCCCTGAAGAGTTGGACGTCGAagaggacgacatcatcacggacacccctcctccccccatccccCAGCATTCCCTGTTCACGGCCCCTCACGGGCAGAGCCAGCCGGTCGGGAAGGTCTTCGTCGAGAGGAACA AGCGTTTCCAGGCGGCCGAGCGCTCGGACTGGAGGAAAACCAGCGAGCAGACGGAAAACACCCTCGACTTCCAGCACGTGCAGCCGATGTGGACGACCAGAGACGTGTCCCTGCGGGTGCACGAGGGTTTCAGGATGTTCGGCCTGTACTGTCACGGCTTCCTGGCCGGCTACGCCGTGTGGAACGTGGTGGTGGTCTACATGCTGGCCGGGCAGCACCTCACCGCCCCGGCCAACCTCCTGGAGCAGTACCACAGCCTGGCCTACCCCTCCCAGTCCCTGCTCTACATGCTGCTGGCCATCAGCACCGTGGCCGCCTTCGACAG GGTGAACCTGGCGAAAGGCTCCGTGGCTGTGAGGGAGTTCATCACTCTGGATCCGGTGGCTCTCGCCTCCTTCT tgtatTTCTCAGCGCTGGTCCTCTCTCTGAGCCAGCAGATGACCAGCGACCGGATCAACCTCTACGCATCCTTCAACGCGACGCTGTG GCCTCCGGGGTCGGAGCACCAGATCCTCCACCCGTGGGTGACCGTCAACCTGGTGGTGGCTCTGCTGGTCGGCCTGGCCTGGATTTTCATCGCCACCAGACCCGAGACCGACTACACTCAGG TTTACCTGATGGCCATGGAGATCGAGCCTCCGAAGGCCGAGGACAAATCAGAAATGGCCGCCTGA
- the LOC125001005 gene encoding transmembrane protein 237B-like isoform X1, with the protein MDTGGSKKMRTRELPPLPQRGLRTLPTMSSQDTTVDAPAPKQKKKRVKKETNGVDDVDDPGMEMGGLSHRRASEVGDNLQPEATAEAAPQRRRRKKKTSTIDLEDDQADLVNGDTADQATDGEEVARKPRKKKRSKVSESHLPEELDVEEDDIITDTPPPPIPQHSLFTAPHGQSQPVGKVFVERNKRFQAAERSDWRKTSEQTENTLDFQHVQPMWTTRDVSLRVHEGFRMFGLYCHGFLAGYAVWNVVVVYMLAGQHLTAPANLLEQYHSLAYPSQSLLYMLLAISTVAAFDRVNLAKGSVAVREFITLDPVALASFLYFSALVLSLSQQMTSDRINLYASFNATLWPPGSEHQILHPWVTVNLVVALLVGLAWIFIATRPETDYTQVYLMAMEIEPPKAEDKSEMAA; encoded by the exons ATGGACACAGGAGGCTCAAAG AAAATGAGGACCAGGGAGCTTCCGCCTCTTCCACAG CGAGGCCTGCGAACGCTTCCCACCATGTCGAG TCAAGACACGACAG tagaTGCTCCTGCAccgaaacagaagaagaagagggtgaAGAAGGAGACGAATGGAGTCGATGATGTGGACG ATCCGGGGATGGAGATGGGAGGTCTGAGCCACCGAAGGGCGTCTGAGGTCGGAGACAATCTTCAGCCCGAAGCCACGGCCGAAGCAGCTCcacagcggaggaggaggaaaaagaaaaccagcaCTATAG ACCTCGAAGACGACCAAGCCGACCTGGTGAACGGAGACACAGCAGATCAGGCCACCGATGGAGAGGAAGTAGCCAGAAAACCCAGAAAGAAGAA gaggtCGAAAGTGTCTGAGTCTCACCTCCCTGAAGAGTTGGACGTCGAagaggacgacatcatcacggacacccctcctccccccatccccCAGCATTCCCTGTTCACGGCCCCTCACGGGCAGAGCCAGCCGGTCGGGAAGGTCTTCGTCGAGAGGAACA AGCGTTTCCAGGCGGCCGAGCGCTCGGACTGGAGGAAAACCAGCGAGCAGACGGAAAACACCCTCGACTTCCAGCACGTGCAGCCGATGTGGACGACCAGAGACGTGTCCCTGCGGGTGCACGAGGGTTTCAGGATGTTCGGCCTGTACTGTCACGGCTTCCTGGCCGGCTACGCCGTGTGGAACGTGGTGGTGGTCTACATGCTGGCCGGGCAGCACCTCACCGCCCCGGCCAACCTCCTGGAGCAGTACCACAGCCTGGCCTACCCCTCCCAGTCCCTGCTCTACATGCTGCTGGCCATCAGCACCGTGGCCGCCTTCGACAG GGTGAACCTGGCGAAAGGCTCCGTGGCTGTGAGGGAGTTCATCACTCTGGATCCGGTGGCTCTCGCCTCCTTCT tgtatTTCTCAGCGCTGGTCCTCTCTCTGAGCCAGCAGATGACCAGCGACCGGATCAACCTCTACGCATCCTTCAACGCGACGCTGTG GCCTCCGGGGTCGGAGCACCAGATCCTCCACCCGTGGGTGACCGTCAACCTGGTGGTGGCTCTGCTGGTCGGCCTGGCCTGGATTTTCATCGCCACCAGACCCGAGACCGACTACACTCAGG TTTACCTGATGGCCATGGAGATCGAGCCTCCGAAGGCCGAGGACAAATCAGAAATGGCCGCCTGA
- the LOC125001003 gene encoding cytochrome P450 20A1, with product MLDFAIFAVTFVVILVAAVLYLYPSSRRASGIPGLNPTDEKDGNLQDIVNRGSLHEFLVSLHQEFGSVASFWFGGRPVVSLGSVNQLRQHINPNHTTDSFETMLKSLLGYQSGVGGGAGETVVRKKVYESAINNTLKNNFPLVLKLVEELVGKWRSFPEAQHTPLCAHMLGLAMKTVTQLALGERFKDDAEVISFRKNHDVIWSEIGKGYLDGSLEKSSSRKGRYEKALSEMESVLLSVAKERKAQRKQTVFVDTLLQSSLTERQIMEDCMVFTLAGCVITANLCIWALHFLSASEDVQDKLHQELEDVFGSEPVSLDKIPQLRYCQQVLNETVRTAKLTPVAARLQEVEGKVDQHVIPKETLVIYALGVVLQDADTWSSPYRFNPDRFEEESARKSFCLLGFSGNQTCPELRFAYTVATVLLSTLVRRLKLQRLQGQVAEVRSELVSSPKDETWITVSRRS from the exons ATGCTGGACTTTGCCATCTTTGCCGTCACGTTTGTCGTCATCTTGGTCGCCGCTGTTCTGTATTTGTACCCG tcatccagaaGAGCCTCTGGTATCCCAGGTCTCAACCCCACAGATGAGAA GGACGGAAACCTGCAGGACATCGTGAACAGAGGGAGTCTGCACGAGTTCCTGGTCAGTCTGCATCAGGAGTTTGGGTCCGTGGCCTCGTTCTGGTTCGGTGGTCGTCCGGTGGTGAGTCTGGGCTCCGTGAACCAGCTACGGCAACACATCAACCCCAACCACACGA CTGACTCCTTTGAGACGATGCTGAAGTCGTTGCTTGGTTACCAGTCGGGCGTGGGAGGCGGGGCCGGGGAGACCGTGGTCAGGAAGAAAGTGTATGAGAGTGCCATCAACAACACCCTCAAGAACAACTTCCCTCTTGTGCTCAAG ctggtggaggagctggtgggAAAGTGGAGGTCGTTCCCGGAGGCTCAGCACACGCCGCTGTGCGCCCACATGCTGGGGCTCGCCATGAAGACGGTCACCCAGCTGGCTCTGGGCGAGCGCTTCAAAGACGACGCCGAGGTCATTTCCTTCCGCAAGAATCATGACGTG ATCTGGTCGGAAATTGGAAAAGGCTACTTGGACGGCTCCTTGGAGAAAAGCTCCAGCAGGAAAGGACGATATGAGAAGG cTCTGTCGGAGATGGAGTCTGTGCTTCTGTCTGTGGCCAAGGAGAGAAAAGCCCAAAGGAAGCAGACGGTGTTTGTGGACACTCTGCTTCAGTCCAGCCTCACGGAGCGACAG atCATGGAGGACTGCATGGTTTTCACTCTGGCCGGATGCGTCATCACCGCTAACT tgTGCATCTGGGCGCTTCACTTCCTGTCCGCCTCGGAGGACGTCCAGGACAAGCTGCaccaggagctggaggacgtTTTCGGGTCCGAGCCGGTTTCCTTGGACAAGATCCCTCAGCTCAG ATACTGCCAGCAGGTCCTCAATGAGACGGTGAGGACGGCCAAGCTGACGCCGGTCGCGGCTCGACTTCAGGAAGTGGAGGGCAAAGTGGACCAGCACGTCATCCCTAAGGAG ACTTTGGTGATTTACGCCTTGGGAGTCGTTCTGCAAGATGCTGACACCTGGAGCAGCCCATACAG GTTCAACCCGGATCGATTTGAGGAGGAATCCGCCAGGAAGAGCTTCTGTCTTCTCGGCTTCTCAGGGAATCAAACGTGTCCAGAGCTCAG GTTTGCCTACACCGTCGCCACCGTCCTGCTCAGCACGTTGGTGCGACGGCTGAAGCTCCAGCGGCTGCAGGGACAAGTGGCCGAGGTCCGGTCCGAGCTGGTGTCCTCACCCAAGGACGAGACCTGGATCACCGTCAGCAGGAGAAGCTGA
- the LOC125001005 gene encoding transmembrane protein 237B-like isoform X5: MARKMTRGLRTLPTMSSQDTTDAPAPKQKKKRVKKETNGVDDVDDPGMEMGGLSHRRASEVGDNLQPEATAEAAPQRRRRKKKTSTIDLEDDQADLVNGDTADQATDGEEVARKPRKKKRSKVSESHLPEELDVEEDDIITDTPPPPIPQHSLFTAPHGQSQPVGKVFVERNKRFQAAERSDWRKTSEQTENTLDFQHVQPMWTTRDVSLRVHEGFRMFGLYCHGFLAGYAVWNVVVVYMLAGQHLTAPANLLEQYHSLAYPSQSLLYMLLAISTVAAFDRVNLAKGSVAVREFITLDPVALASFLYFSALVLSLSQQMTSDRINLYASFNATLWPPGSEHQILHPWVTVNLVVALLVGLAWIFIATRPETDYTQVYLMAMEIEPPKAEDKSEMAA; this comes from the exons ATGGCCAGAAAGATGACG CGAGGCCTGCGAACGCTTCCCACCATGTCGAG TCAAGACACGACAG aTGCTCCTGCAccgaaacagaagaagaagagggtgaAGAAGGAGACGAATGGAGTCGATGATGTGGACG ATCCGGGGATGGAGATGGGAGGTCTGAGCCACCGAAGGGCGTCTGAGGTCGGAGACAATCTTCAGCCCGAAGCCACGGCCGAAGCAGCTCcacagcggaggaggaggaaaaagaaaaccagcaCTATAG ACCTCGAAGACGACCAAGCCGACCTGGTGAACGGAGACACAGCAGATCAGGCCACCGATGGAGAGGAAGTAGCCAGAAAACCCAGAAAGAAGAA gaggtCGAAAGTGTCTGAGTCTCACCTCCCTGAAGAGTTGGACGTCGAagaggacgacatcatcacggacacccctcctccccccatccccCAGCATTCCCTGTTCACGGCCCCTCACGGGCAGAGCCAGCCGGTCGGGAAGGTCTTCGTCGAGAGGAACA AGCGTTTCCAGGCGGCCGAGCGCTCGGACTGGAGGAAAACCAGCGAGCAGACGGAAAACACCCTCGACTTCCAGCACGTGCAGCCGATGTGGACGACCAGAGACGTGTCCCTGCGGGTGCACGAGGGTTTCAGGATGTTCGGCCTGTACTGTCACGGCTTCCTGGCCGGCTACGCCGTGTGGAACGTGGTGGTGGTCTACATGCTGGCCGGGCAGCACCTCACCGCCCCGGCCAACCTCCTGGAGCAGTACCACAGCCTGGCCTACCCCTCCCAGTCCCTGCTCTACATGCTGCTGGCCATCAGCACCGTGGCCGCCTTCGACAG GGTGAACCTGGCGAAAGGCTCCGTGGCTGTGAGGGAGTTCATCACTCTGGATCCGGTGGCTCTCGCCTCCTTCT tgtatTTCTCAGCGCTGGTCCTCTCTCTGAGCCAGCAGATGACCAGCGACCGGATCAACCTCTACGCATCCTTCAACGCGACGCTGTG GCCTCCGGGGTCGGAGCACCAGATCCTCCACCCGTGGGTGACCGTCAACCTGGTGGTGGCTCTGCTGGTCGGCCTGGCCTGGATTTTCATCGCCACCAGACCCGAGACCGACTACACTCAGG TTTACCTGATGGCCATGGAGATCGAGCCTCCGAAGGCCGAGGACAAATCAGAAATGGCCGCCTGA